A DNA window from Danio aesculapii chromosome 1, fDanAes4.1, whole genome shotgun sequence contains the following coding sequences:
- the knstrn gene encoding small kinetochore-associated protein, protein MKRVQTTIPAQPSVTSRATHIKNDMDNKKNQHRFLKVPTTRYGQQNDMREQNRVLISANEDLHKQLEEMKDTVTELEQRCTDLQGENREIQKQLRDCHVLLVAEKLDPVSGEKLGQTAEDKEEQRKQVMTVSQNLLTELKLLGETAQEHAANLLEVQNTMKDLTEAHEKLQEERTLFTSDVEEMERALEEAERLLME, encoded by the exons ATGAAGAGAGTTCAGACGACGATTCCTGCACAGCCCAGTGTCACTTCCAGAGCAACACACATCAAAAACGACATGGACAATAA GAAGAACCAACACAGGTTTCTTAAAGT GCCAACTACGAGATATGGGCAACAAAATGACATGAGGGAGCAGAATCGAGTCTTAATTTCAGCAAATGAAGACCTGCACAAGCAGCTTGAAGAAATGAAG GACACCGTGACAGAGCTGGAGCAGAGATGCACAGACCTCCAAGGAGAAAATCGAGAAATTCAAAAACAGCTGCGGGACTGTCACGTCCTCCTAGTAGCAGAAAAGCTTGACCCAG TTTCAGGGGAAAAGTTGGGCCAGACAGCAGAAGACAAGGAAGAACAAAGAAAACAAGTCATG ACTGTTTCTCAAAATCTCCTGACTGAGCTGAAACTGCTTGGCGAGACGGCGCAAGAGCATGCAGCAAATTTACTG GAGGTGCAGAACACCATGAAGGATCTGACGGAAGCTCATGAAAAGCTCCAGGAGGAGAGGACATTGTTTACTTCCGATGTGGAGGAAATGGAAAGAGCTCTGGAAGAGGCAGAGAGACTCTTGATGGAGTAA